Proteins encoded within one genomic window of Lagenorhynchus albirostris chromosome 9, mLagAlb1.1, whole genome shotgun sequence:
- the EHD1 gene encoding EH domain-containing protein 1 yields MFSWVSKDARRKKEPELFQTVAEGLRQLYAQKLLPLEEHYRFHEFHSPALEDADFDNKPMVLLVGQYSTGKTTFIRHLIEQDFPGMRIGPEPTTDSFIAVMHGPTEGVVPGNALVVDPRRPFRKLNAFGNAFLNRFMCAQLPNPVLDSISIIDTPGILSGEKQRISRGYDFAAVLEWFAERVDRIILLFDAHKLDISDEFSEVIKALKNHEDKIRVVLNKADQIETQQLMRVYGALMWSLGKIINTPEVVRVYIGSFWSHPLLIPDNRKLFEAEEQDLFKDIQSLPRNAALRKLNDLIKRARLAKVHAYIISSLKKEMPNVFGKESKKKELVNNLGEIYQKVEREHQISPGDFPSLRKMQELLQTQDFSKFQALKPKLLDTVDDMLANDIARLMVIVRQEESLMPAQVVKGGAFDGTMNGPFGHGYGEGAGEGIDDVEWVVGKDKPTYDEIFYTLSPVNGKITGANAKKEMVKSKLPNTVLGKIWKLADVDRDGLLDDEEFALANHLIKVKLEGHELPADLPPHLIPPSKRRHE; encoded by the exons ATGTTCAGCTGGGTCAGCAAGGATGCCCGCCGCAAGAAGGAGCCGGAGCTCTTCCAGACGGTGGCCGAGGGGTTGCGGCAACTATACGCGCAGAAGCTGTTGCCCCTGGAGGAGCACTACCGCTTCCACGAGTTCCACTCGCCCGCGCTGGAGGACGCTGACTTCGACAACAAGCCTATGGTGCTCCTCGTGGGCCAGTACAGCACAGGCAAGACCACCTTCATCCGGCACCTGATCGAGCAGGACTTCCCCGGGATGCGCATCGGGCCCGAGCCCACCACCGACTCCTTTATCGCGGTCATGCATGGCCCCACCGAGGGCGTGGTGCCGGGCAACGCGCTCGTCGTCGACCCGCGGCGCCCTTTCCGCAAGCTCAACGCCTTCGGCAACGCCTTCCTCAACAG GTTCATGTGCGCCCAGCTGCCCAACCCGGTCTTGGACAGCATAAGCATCATCGACACTCCCGGGATCCTGTCTGGAGAGAAACAGCGCATCAGCAGAG GTTACGACTTTGCGGCCGTTCTCGAGTGGTTCGCTGAGCGGGTGGACCGCATCATCCTGCTCTTCGATGCCCACAAGCTGGACATCTCCGATGAGTTCTCGGAAGTCATCAAGGCGCTCAAGAACCATGAGGACAAGATCCGCGTGGTGCTGAACAAGGCCGACCAGATCGAGACCCAGCAGCTGATGCGGGTCTACGGGGCCCTCATGTGGTCCCTGGGGAAGATCATCAACACCCCCGAGGTGGTCCGGGTGTACATCGGCTCCTTCTGGTCCCACCCGCTCCTCATCCCCGACAACCGCAAGCTCTTCGAGGCCGAGGAGCAGGACCTCTTCAAAGACATCCAGTCTCTGCCCCGCAACGCGGCCCTCAGGAAGCTCAATGACCTGATCAAGCGGGCGCGGCTGGCCAAG GTCCACGCCTACATCATCAGCTCCCTCAAGAAGGAGATGCCCAATGTCTTCGGTAAAGAGAGCAAAAAGAAAGAGCTGGTGAACAACCTGGGCGAGATCTACCAGAAGGTTGAGCGGGAGCATCAGATCTCCCCCGGCGACTTCCCCAGCCTCCGCAAGATGCAG GAGCTCCTGCAGACCCAGGACTTCAGCAAGTTCCAGGCCCTGAAGCCCAAGCTGCTGGACACGGTGGACGACATGCTGGCCAACGACATCGCCCGGCTGATGGTGATTGTGCGCCAGGAGGAGTCCCTGATGCCTGCCCAGGTCGTGAAGGGCGGTGCTTTCGACGGCACCATGAACGGGCCCTTCGGGCACGGCTACGGCGAGGGGGCTGGCGAGGGCATCGACGACGTCGAGTGGGTGGTGGGCAAGGACAAGCCCACCTACGACGAGATCTTCTACACACTGTCGCCCGTCAATGGCAAGATCACAGGCGCCAACGCCAAGAAGGAGATGGTGAAGTCCAAGCTGCCCAACACGGTGCTGGGGAAGATCTGGAAGCTGGCCGACGTGGATCGGGACGGGCTGCTGGACGACGAGGAGTTCGCCCTGGCCAACCACCTCATCAAGGTCAAGCTAGAGGGCCACGAGCTGCCCGCCGACCTGCCTCCACACCTGATCCCGCCCTCCAAGCGGAGGCACGAGTGA